A part of Arachis hypogaea cultivar Tifrunner chromosome 12, arahy.Tifrunner.gnm2.J5K5, whole genome shotgun sequence genomic DNA contains:
- the LOC112727594 gene encoding UPF0481 protein At3g47200-like — translation MMEQKFKQFEEENQRLLLLQESSERSTQTRCEEIHELQAPLPKIRKVPHYLRNRVDFAKHYSPKLVSFGPIHHGDQNLKLGEEYKLMWSVMYVRTRGQTARDLHKRVLSNIKELQDLFDKDLFAKQEFTNCEVEGFKDLDQKLSWMLFVDGCALLQVLENGNLGDDFNYCDLKIKIDQLILVQQDVLLLENQLPFQLLRLLCCDPNANVNSNVDDHLVKSMEKFLCTHHLWPKPCPPRKESPCPKPNSVKLQQEESTKVVITAPVHLLDYLRKTIVEDDGCQEKKSKSDASSVDHGIITHRNIQELTATGIHLKKLDSRNPKYIKFSSGGIFSVGGILELPEITVDDTTAPTFLNLVAYEMCPDFQNDYGISSFVAFLDSLIDQPEDVKKLRSAGIMRNALGSDEEVSTLFNALSQDLISIESYSHVSKDIESHYKNKWLRWMTEIWNNHFSTPVAIIALLAGIIALVLTFIQTWYSVKQGSDNQSQ, via the exons ATGATGGAACAAAAGTTTAAGCAATTTGAAGAAGAAAACCAAAGATTACTTCTTCTACAAGAATCATCAGAAAGATCTACCCAAACAAGATGTGAAGAAATTCATGagttgcaagctccactccccaAGATTCGTAAGGTACCACATTATCTCCGAAACCGAGTAGATTTCGCCAAGCATTACTCGCCCAAATTGGTTTCATTTGGTCCCATCCATCATGGAGACCAAAATCTGAAGCTAGGAGAAGAGTACAAGCTTATGTGGTCAGTGATGTATGTTAGAACCAGAGGCCAAACCGCAAGGGACCTGCACAAAAGAGTTCTTAGCAATATCAAGGAACTACAGGACCTATTCGACAAGGACTTGTTTGCAAAACAAGAATTCACAAATTGTGAGGTTGAAGGCTTCAAAGACCTTGACCAGAAACTTTCTTGGATGCTGTTTGTGGACGGATGTGCTCTGCTTCAAGTCCTGGAAAATGGAAACTTAGGTGATGATTTTAATTACTGCGACTTGAAGATTAAAATAGATCAGTTGATTCTTGTTCAGCAGGATGTGCTGTTGCTGGAGAACCAGCTTCCATTTCAGCTGCTGAGGCTCTTGTGTTGCGATCCCAATGCCAACGTCAATTCCAATGTCGACGATCACTTAGTGAAGAGCATGGAAAAGTTTCTTTGCACTCATCATTTATGGCCAAAGCCATGTCCTCCAAG GAAAGAAAGTCCTTGTCCAAAACCAAACAGCGTCAAATTGCAACAAGAAGAGAGCACCAAAGTGGTAATAACAGCACCTGTGCATCTGCTTGATTATCTTCGCAAAACCATCGTGGAGGATGATGGTTGCcaggaaaaaaaatccaaatccgATGCTAGTAGTGTTGATCACGGCATCATCACACACAGAAACATCCAGGAGCTAACAGCAACAGGGATTCATTTGAAGAAACTCGATTCTCGAAATCCGAAATATATCAAATTCTCTTCTGGAGGAATATTTTCTGTTGGTGGCATCCTAGAGCTTCCTGAGATCACCGTAGATGACACAACAGCGCCTACTTTCCTTAACTTGGTAGCTTATGAGATGTGTCCTGATTTTCAAAATGATTATGGGATTAGTTCCTTTGTGGCCTTCCTTGACTCACTTATCGATCAACCTGAGGATGTCAAGAAACTGAGATCTGCTGGGATTATGCGTAACGCACTTGGTAGCGATGAGGAAGTCTCGACGCTCTTTAATGCCTTAAGCCAAGACTTGATAAGCATTGAGAGTTATTCTCATGTTAGTAAAGACATTGAGAGCCATTACAAAAACAAATGGTTGAGGTGGATGACTGAAATTTGGAATAACCATTTTAGCACTCCAGTGGCTATCATTGCCTTGTTAGCTGGTATTATTGCTCTTGTTCTCACTTTTATCCAAACATGGTACAGTGTTAAGCAAGGTTCTGACAACCAATCACAATAA